The Agelaius phoeniceus isolate bAgePho1 chromosome 4, bAgePho1.hap1, whole genome shotgun sequence genome includes a region encoding these proteins:
- the PCDH18 gene encoding protocadherin-18 isoform X2 produces MYQIDGKMHFLFLFALIVISCNNAVLGKNLKYRIYEEQRVGSVIARLSEDVADVLLKMPNPSSVRFRAMQRGNSPLLVVREDNGEISIGAKIDREQLCQKNLNCSIEFDVITLPTEHLQLFHVEVEVLDINDNSPQFSRALIPIEISESAAVGTRIPLDSAFDPDVGDNSLHTYSLSANDFFSIDVRTRTDGAKYAELIVVRELDRELKSTYELQLTASDKGVPQRSGSSLLKISISDSNDNSPVFEQQSYIIQLLENSPIGTLLIDLNATDPDEGANGKVMYSFSSHVSAKIIETFRIDPEKGHLTLLKQVDYEVTKSYEIDAQAQDMGPNSIPAHCKIIIKVVDVNDNKPEINLNLMSTEREEVACISEGSPLDTFVALVRVQDKDSGMNGEIVCKLHGHGHFKLQKTYENNYLILTNATLDREKRSEYILTVIAEDKGTPSLSTVKHFTVQISDENDNPPRFQTNRYEVVILENNSPGAYITSVTATDPDLGDNGQVTYTILENSVLGSSITTYVTIDPSNGAIYALRTFDHEEVNQIAFMVQARDGGSQQLISNTTVVLTIIDENDNAPVIVGPVLRNSTAEISIPKDAEIGFLVTRVRATDRDSGMNSELSCSIAADKENNIFVMDPQTCDISINVSVESVPAKQWEFLVIVQDKGSPQLSTKALLKCTILEHVYSFSSTEATLVSQPSLDISMITIISLGSICAVLLVIMVIFATRCNREKKDTRSYNCRVAESTYQHHPKRPSRQIHKGDITLVPTVNGTLPIRSHHRASPSSSPALERGQMSSRQSHHSHQSLNSLVTISSNHVPENFSLELTHATPAVEVSQLLSMLHQGQYQPRPSFRGNKYSRSYRYALQDMDKFSLKDSGRGDSEAGDSDYDLGRESPIDRLLGEGFSDLFLTDGRIPAAMRLCTEECRVLGHSDQCWMPPLPSPSSDYRSNMFIPGEEFQAPQQQQHLQQQHHQGLEEDAQAADASEKKKSFSTFGKDCQSEEESGDSCTSSLLSEMSSVFQRLLPASLDAYTECNEMDRSNSLERRKGHLPAKNVNYPPGVAAWAASTHFQNPANNGPALGTHSGAQPSSKWLPAMEEIPENYEEDDFDNVLNHLSDGKHELMDASELVAEINKLLQDVRQN; encoded by the exons ATGTATCAAATCGACGGTAAAATGcactttttattcctttttgcACTGATTGTAATATCTTGCAATAATGCTGTGCTGGGCAAGAATTTGAAATACAGGATTTATGAGGAGCAGAGGGTTGGATCAGTAATAGCAAGACTATCGGAGGATGTTGCTgatgttttattaaaaatgcCTAACCCTTCCTCAGTTCGGTTTCGAGCCATGCAGAGAGGAAATTCTCCCTTGCTTGTAGTCCGTGAGGATAATGGAGAAATCAGCATAGGAGCTAAAATTGATCGGGAACAACTGTGCCAGAAAAACTTAAACTGCTCCATAGAGTTTGATGTGATCACTCTGCCCACTGAGCATCTGCAGCTTTTCCATGTTGAAGTTGAAGTGCTGGATATTAATGACAACTCTCCACAGTTTTCCAGAGCTCTTATCCCTATTGAGATATCAGAGAGTGCAGCTGTAGGAACTCGGATCCCTTTGGACAGTGCTTTTGATCCAGATGTGGGAGACAACTCCCTTCATACTTACTCCCTTTCTGCAAACGATTTCTTTAGCATTGATGTGAGAACCAGGACTGACGGTGCTAAGTATGCAGAGCTGATTGTGGTCAGAGAGCTGGATCGCGAGTTGAAATCGACTTACGAACTCCAACTCACTGCCTCTGACAAAGGGGTGCCTCAGAGATCTGGGTCATCCCTCCTGAAAATCAGCATTTCTGATTCCAATGACAACAGCCCTGTGTTTGAGCAGCAGTCATATATTATCCAGCTCTTGGAAAATTCTCCTATTGGGACTTTGCTTATAGACCTCAATGCTACTGATCCAGATGAGGGCGCCAATGGGAAGGTCATGTATTCCTTTAGCAGTCATGTGTCTGCCAAAATTATAGAAACTTTTAGGATAGACCCAGAAAAAGGTCACCTGACCCTGCTGAAGCAAGTGGACTATGAAGTAACCAAATCCTATGAAATTGACGCTCAGGCTCAGGATATGGGGCCAAATTCTATTCCAGCTCACTGCAAAATTATAATTAAAGTTGTGGATGTGAATGACAACAAGCCAGAAATCAACTTAAATCTGATGTCCACAGAGAGAGAAGAGGTAGCTTGCATTTCTGAGGGGTCACCCCTGGACACCTTTGTTGCCCTGGTCAGAGTGCAAGATAAGGACTCTGGTATGAATGGAGAGATCGTTTGTAAGCTCCATGGGCATGGCCACTTTAAACTTCAAAAGACTTATGAAAATAACTATTTAATCTTAACCAATGCCACTCTAGATAGGGAAAAGAGATCTGAATACATCTTGACTGTAATAGCAGAGGACAAGGGAACGCCAAGTCTCTCCACAGTGAAACACTTTACTGTCCAAATCAGTGATGAAAATGACAACCCACCCCGCTTCCAGACAAACAGATATGAAGTTGTCATCTTGGAAAATAACTCTCCTGGAGCATACATCACATCAGTCACAGCCACAGACCCAGATCTAGGTGACAATGGGCAGGTGACATACACTATTTTGGAGAACTCTGTTTTGGGAAGTTCTATAACCACCTACGTGACCATCGATCCCTCCAACGGGGCAATCTATGCCCTGCGAACCTTTGATCATGAAGAAGTAAATCAAATTGCCTTCATGGTCCAAGCTAGGGATGGAGGGAGCCAGCAGCTCATTAGCAACACCACGGTTGTACTCACCATCATTGATGAGAATGACAACGCTCCCGTCATCGTGGGGCCGGTGCTACgcaacagcacagcagaaatCTCAATCCCTAAAGATGCTGAAATTGGCTTTCTTGTCACCAGGGTAAGGGCTACAGACAGAGATTCTGGTATGAACTCTGAGCTCAGCTGCTCCATAGCAGCTGACAAGGAAAACAACATCTTTGTGATGGATCCCCAAACTTGTGACATCTCTATCAATGTGAGTGTTGAATCAGTTCCAGCAAAACAATGGGAGTTTTTGGTGATAGTCCAGGATAAAGGCAGTCCTCAGCTTAGTACTAAAGCTCTTCTGAAATGTACCATTTTGGAGCATGTTTATTCATTTTCAAGCACCGAAGCAACTTTGGTaagccagccctccctggaCATCTCTATGATAACGATTATATCCTTAGGATCTATATGTGCCGTGTTGTTGGTTATTATGGTCATCTTTGCCACAAGGTGCAATCGAGAGAAAAAGGACACCAGGTCTTACAACTGTCGCGTGGCCGAATCAACCTACCAGCACCATCCAAAACGTCCCTCCAGGCAGATCCACAAAGGGGACATCACACTGGTGCCGACAGTTAATGGCACTCTACCCATCAGGTCCCACCACAGAGCTTCGCCAtcatcctccccagccctggagaggGGCCAGATGAGCAGCCGGCAGAGCCACCACAGCCACCAATCCCTGAACAGCCTGGTGACCATCTCCTCCAACCATGTGCCTGAAAACTTCTCCCTGGAACTCACCCATGCTACACCAGCTGTCGAG gtttctcagcttctctCGATGCTTCATCAGGGCCAGTATCAACCAAGGCCAAGTTTTCGAGGGAACAAATATTCCAGAAGCTACAG ATATGCCCTACAAGATATGGATAAATTCAGCTTGAAAGACAGTGGCCGGGGTGATAGTGAAGCTGGAGACAGTGATTATGATTTGGGGAGAGAGTCTCCAATTGACAGACTTCTTGGGGAAGGATTCAGTGACCTTTTCCTTACAGATGGAAGAATTCCTGCAG CCATGCGCCTGTGCACGGAGGAGTGCAGGGTCCTGGGCCACTCGGACCAGTGCTGGATGCCCCCGCTGCCCTCTCCCTCCTCCGACTACAGAAGCAACATGTTCATCCCTGGGGAGGAGTTCCAGgcaccccagcagcagcagcacctgcagcagcagcaccaccaggGCCTCGAGGAGGATGCCCAGGCAGCCGACGCCAGTGAGAAGAAGAAGAGCTTTTCAACGTTTGGGAAGGACTGCCAGAGCGAGGAGGAATCAGGGGACTCCTgcacctcctccctcctctctgaAATGAGCAGCGTCTTCCAGCGCCTGCTGCCTGCCTCGCTGGACGCCTACACGGAGTGCAATGAGATGGATCGCTCCAACTCGTTGGAGCGCAGGAAGGGACATTTGCCAGCCAAGAATGTGAATTATCCACCGGGggtggcagcctgggcagccagCACGCATTTCCAAAACCCTGCCAACAACGGGCCCGCTCTGGGGACTCACTCGGGCGCGCAGCCTTCATCCAAATGGCTGCCGGCCATGGAGGAGATCCCGGAGAATTATGAAGAGGATGATTTTGACAATGTGCTCAACCACCTCAGCGATGGCAAACATGAACTCATGGATGCCAgtgagctggtggcagaaaTTAACAAGCTGCTGCAAGATGTCCGGCAGAACTAG
- the PCDH18 gene encoding protocadherin-18 isoform X1, giving the protein MYQIDGKMHFLFLFALIVISCNNAVLGKNLKYRIYEEQRVGSVIARLSEDVADVLLKMPNPSSVRFRAMQRGNSPLLVVREDNGEISIGAKIDREQLCQKNLNCSIEFDVITLPTEHLQLFHVEVEVLDINDNSPQFSRALIPIEISESAAVGTRIPLDSAFDPDVGDNSLHTYSLSANDFFSIDVRTRTDGAKYAELIVVRELDRELKSTYELQLTASDKGVPQRSGSSLLKISISDSNDNSPVFEQQSYIIQLLENSPIGTLLIDLNATDPDEGANGKVMYSFSSHVSAKIIETFRIDPEKGHLTLLKQVDYEVTKSYEIDAQAQDMGPNSIPAHCKIIIKVVDVNDNKPEINLNLMSTEREEVACISEGSPLDTFVALVRVQDKDSGMNGEIVCKLHGHGHFKLQKTYENNYLILTNATLDREKRSEYILTVIAEDKGTPSLSTVKHFTVQISDENDNPPRFQTNRYEVVILENNSPGAYITSVTATDPDLGDNGQVTYTILENSVLGSSITTYVTIDPSNGAIYALRTFDHEEVNQIAFMVQARDGGSQQLISNTTVVLTIIDENDNAPVIVGPVLRNSTAEISIPKDAEIGFLVTRVRATDRDSGMNSELSCSIAADKENNIFVMDPQTCDISINVSVESVPAKQWEFLVIVQDKGSPQLSTKALLKCTILEHVYSFSSTEATLVSQPSLDISMITIISLGSICAVLLVIMVIFATRCNREKKDTRSYNCRVAESTYQHHPKRPSRQIHKGDITLVPTVNGTLPIRSHHRASPSSSPALERGQMSSRQSHHSHQSLNSLVTISSNHVPENFSLELTHATPAVEQVSQLLSMLHQGQYQPRPSFRGNKYSRSYRYALQDMDKFSLKDSGRGDSEAGDSDYDLGRESPIDRLLGEGFSDLFLTDGRIPAAMRLCTEECRVLGHSDQCWMPPLPSPSSDYRSNMFIPGEEFQAPQQQQHLQQQHHQGLEEDAQAADASEKKKSFSTFGKDCQSEEESGDSCTSSLLSEMSSVFQRLLPASLDAYTECNEMDRSNSLERRKGHLPAKNVNYPPGVAAWAASTHFQNPANNGPALGTHSGAQPSSKWLPAMEEIPENYEEDDFDNVLNHLSDGKHELMDASELVAEINKLLQDVRQN; this is encoded by the exons ATGTATCAAATCGACGGTAAAATGcactttttattcctttttgcACTGATTGTAATATCTTGCAATAATGCTGTGCTGGGCAAGAATTTGAAATACAGGATTTATGAGGAGCAGAGGGTTGGATCAGTAATAGCAAGACTATCGGAGGATGTTGCTgatgttttattaaaaatgcCTAACCCTTCCTCAGTTCGGTTTCGAGCCATGCAGAGAGGAAATTCTCCCTTGCTTGTAGTCCGTGAGGATAATGGAGAAATCAGCATAGGAGCTAAAATTGATCGGGAACAACTGTGCCAGAAAAACTTAAACTGCTCCATAGAGTTTGATGTGATCACTCTGCCCACTGAGCATCTGCAGCTTTTCCATGTTGAAGTTGAAGTGCTGGATATTAATGACAACTCTCCACAGTTTTCCAGAGCTCTTATCCCTATTGAGATATCAGAGAGTGCAGCTGTAGGAACTCGGATCCCTTTGGACAGTGCTTTTGATCCAGATGTGGGAGACAACTCCCTTCATACTTACTCCCTTTCTGCAAACGATTTCTTTAGCATTGATGTGAGAACCAGGACTGACGGTGCTAAGTATGCAGAGCTGATTGTGGTCAGAGAGCTGGATCGCGAGTTGAAATCGACTTACGAACTCCAACTCACTGCCTCTGACAAAGGGGTGCCTCAGAGATCTGGGTCATCCCTCCTGAAAATCAGCATTTCTGATTCCAATGACAACAGCCCTGTGTTTGAGCAGCAGTCATATATTATCCAGCTCTTGGAAAATTCTCCTATTGGGACTTTGCTTATAGACCTCAATGCTACTGATCCAGATGAGGGCGCCAATGGGAAGGTCATGTATTCCTTTAGCAGTCATGTGTCTGCCAAAATTATAGAAACTTTTAGGATAGACCCAGAAAAAGGTCACCTGACCCTGCTGAAGCAAGTGGACTATGAAGTAACCAAATCCTATGAAATTGACGCTCAGGCTCAGGATATGGGGCCAAATTCTATTCCAGCTCACTGCAAAATTATAATTAAAGTTGTGGATGTGAATGACAACAAGCCAGAAATCAACTTAAATCTGATGTCCACAGAGAGAGAAGAGGTAGCTTGCATTTCTGAGGGGTCACCCCTGGACACCTTTGTTGCCCTGGTCAGAGTGCAAGATAAGGACTCTGGTATGAATGGAGAGATCGTTTGTAAGCTCCATGGGCATGGCCACTTTAAACTTCAAAAGACTTATGAAAATAACTATTTAATCTTAACCAATGCCACTCTAGATAGGGAAAAGAGATCTGAATACATCTTGACTGTAATAGCAGAGGACAAGGGAACGCCAAGTCTCTCCACAGTGAAACACTTTACTGTCCAAATCAGTGATGAAAATGACAACCCACCCCGCTTCCAGACAAACAGATATGAAGTTGTCATCTTGGAAAATAACTCTCCTGGAGCATACATCACATCAGTCACAGCCACAGACCCAGATCTAGGTGACAATGGGCAGGTGACATACACTATTTTGGAGAACTCTGTTTTGGGAAGTTCTATAACCACCTACGTGACCATCGATCCCTCCAACGGGGCAATCTATGCCCTGCGAACCTTTGATCATGAAGAAGTAAATCAAATTGCCTTCATGGTCCAAGCTAGGGATGGAGGGAGCCAGCAGCTCATTAGCAACACCACGGTTGTACTCACCATCATTGATGAGAATGACAACGCTCCCGTCATCGTGGGGCCGGTGCTACgcaacagcacagcagaaatCTCAATCCCTAAAGATGCTGAAATTGGCTTTCTTGTCACCAGGGTAAGGGCTACAGACAGAGATTCTGGTATGAACTCTGAGCTCAGCTGCTCCATAGCAGCTGACAAGGAAAACAACATCTTTGTGATGGATCCCCAAACTTGTGACATCTCTATCAATGTGAGTGTTGAATCAGTTCCAGCAAAACAATGGGAGTTTTTGGTGATAGTCCAGGATAAAGGCAGTCCTCAGCTTAGTACTAAAGCTCTTCTGAAATGTACCATTTTGGAGCATGTTTATTCATTTTCAAGCACCGAAGCAACTTTGGTaagccagccctccctggaCATCTCTATGATAACGATTATATCCTTAGGATCTATATGTGCCGTGTTGTTGGTTATTATGGTCATCTTTGCCACAAGGTGCAATCGAGAGAAAAAGGACACCAGGTCTTACAACTGTCGCGTGGCCGAATCAACCTACCAGCACCATCCAAAACGTCCCTCCAGGCAGATCCACAAAGGGGACATCACACTGGTGCCGACAGTTAATGGCACTCTACCCATCAGGTCCCACCACAGAGCTTCGCCAtcatcctccccagccctggagaggGGCCAGATGAGCAGCCGGCAGAGCCACCACAGCCACCAATCCCTGAACAGCCTGGTGACCATCTCCTCCAACCATGTGCCTGAAAACTTCTCCCTGGAACTCACCCATGCTACACCAGCTGTCGAG caggtttctcagcttctctCGATGCTTCATCAGGGCCAGTATCAACCAAGGCCAAGTTTTCGAGGGAACAAATATTCCAGAAGCTACAG ATATGCCCTACAAGATATGGATAAATTCAGCTTGAAAGACAGTGGCCGGGGTGATAGTGAAGCTGGAGACAGTGATTATGATTTGGGGAGAGAGTCTCCAATTGACAGACTTCTTGGGGAAGGATTCAGTGACCTTTTCCTTACAGATGGAAGAATTCCTGCAG CCATGCGCCTGTGCACGGAGGAGTGCAGGGTCCTGGGCCACTCGGACCAGTGCTGGATGCCCCCGCTGCCCTCTCCCTCCTCCGACTACAGAAGCAACATGTTCATCCCTGGGGAGGAGTTCCAGgcaccccagcagcagcagcacctgcagcagcagcaccaccaggGCCTCGAGGAGGATGCCCAGGCAGCCGACGCCAGTGAGAAGAAGAAGAGCTTTTCAACGTTTGGGAAGGACTGCCAGAGCGAGGAGGAATCAGGGGACTCCTgcacctcctccctcctctctgaAATGAGCAGCGTCTTCCAGCGCCTGCTGCCTGCCTCGCTGGACGCCTACACGGAGTGCAATGAGATGGATCGCTCCAACTCGTTGGAGCGCAGGAAGGGACATTTGCCAGCCAAGAATGTGAATTATCCACCGGGggtggcagcctgggcagccagCACGCATTTCCAAAACCCTGCCAACAACGGGCCCGCTCTGGGGACTCACTCGGGCGCGCAGCCTTCATCCAAATGGCTGCCGGCCATGGAGGAGATCCCGGAGAATTATGAAGAGGATGATTTTGACAATGTGCTCAACCACCTCAGCGATGGCAAACATGAACTCATGGATGCCAgtgagctggtggcagaaaTTAACAAGCTGCTGCAAGATGTCCGGCAGAACTAG